In a single window of the Micrococcaceae bacterium Sec5.7 genome:
- a CDS encoding serine/threonine-protein kinase, translating into MSSKRPVAPPPHIPGFSYISLLGSGGFSDVYLYEQDRPRRKVAVKVLLSDLKTEGARRRFESEANLMAQLSSHPYIVTIFEAEVTEGGHSYLAMEYCSRPSLDVRYRRQRFSVDEVLAVGIQVASAVETAHRAGIAHRDIKPANILVTDYNRPALTDFGISGTLGSDADEDAGMSIPWSPPEQFRDGNVDGVMVDVWALGATLYTLLAGRSPFVMPGADNSQRELISRITGMPVPRLGRADVPESLELTLSTAMAKSAASRYSSAHAFALALQRIQAELNLSVTPFEVLEEQHHDESHPDDGCEETRVRSIASIDPESTGSAPTFPARTRPLAGQPAPAASPRAPQRSQVSAPRLFGGQVPGSPGRSNEANAGQGDDWAQATMLRSRGGTAAPETANEDATIQHSGPAPTDLNVQAGLRAPSGQDPDLAATVNRPALPGECEEELPADHGKRNLWMAISGGALLVLAVIVGVVVATSAPEPKVLPSDVISKAPADALDNGTVPDVTKLVGVAGSSGRVRFSWTNPQPKDGDTYKWRVKTVRGGGDYAPASAPQADVSANPDEATCIQVIIVRSDGSASPEGEDSIECVDAK; encoded by the coding sequence TTGAGCTCCAAGCGCCCAGTTGCGCCGCCGCCGCATATACCTGGCTTTAGCTACATCAGCCTGCTGGGCTCCGGCGGGTTCTCCGACGTCTACCTTTACGAACAGGACCGTCCGCGCCGAAAAGTGGCCGTTAAGGTTCTGCTTTCGGACCTGAAGACCGAGGGTGCCCGGCGCCGCTTCGAGTCCGAAGCCAACCTGATGGCCCAGCTGTCCTCCCACCCGTATATCGTGACCATCTTCGAAGCCGAAGTCACTGAGGGCGGCCACTCCTACCTCGCCATGGAATACTGCTCGCGCCCGAGCCTGGACGTCCGGTACCGCCGGCAGCGCTTCAGCGTGGATGAAGTCCTGGCCGTCGGCATCCAGGTGGCGTCCGCCGTCGAAACCGCCCACCGGGCCGGCATCGCGCACCGCGACATCAAACCGGCCAACATCCTGGTCACCGACTACAACCGCCCTGCCCTGACTGATTTCGGCATTTCCGGAACCCTGGGCAGCGACGCCGATGAAGACGCCGGGATGTCCATCCCGTGGTCACCGCCTGAACAGTTCCGCGACGGAAACGTTGACGGCGTCATGGTGGACGTGTGGGCTCTCGGCGCGACGCTCTACACCCTGCTGGCCGGCCGCTCACCGTTCGTCATGCCTGGCGCAGATAACTCCCAACGCGAGCTGATATCCCGGATCACCGGCATGCCCGTTCCGAGGCTGGGCCGCGCAGACGTTCCCGAGTCGCTCGAGCTGACGCTTTCGACGGCGATGGCGAAGTCCGCGGCGTCCAGATATTCCTCCGCCCACGCCTTTGCCCTTGCCCTGCAGCGGATTCAGGCCGAGCTGAACCTTTCGGTGACTCCCTTTGAGGTGCTCGAAGAGCAGCACCACGACGAAAGCCACCCCGACGACGGCTGTGAAGAGACCCGTGTCCGGAGCATCGCCTCCATCGATCCGGAAAGCACCGGCAGCGCGCCGACCTTTCCCGCGAGAACGCGTCCACTGGCTGGCCAACCGGCACCGGCCGCCTCCCCCCGCGCCCCGCAACGGTCCCAGGTCTCTGCGCCACGGCTTTTCGGCGGACAGGTTCCCGGGAGTCCCGGGCGAAGCAATGAAGCAAACGCAGGTCAAGGAGATGACTGGGCGCAGGCCACCATGCTGCGCAGCAGGGGCGGCACGGCTGCACCGGAAACGGCCAACGAGGATGCGACCATTCAGCATTCCGGCCCGGCGCCAACCGATCTCAACGTGCAGGCAGGGCTGCGCGCCCCGTCGGGGCAGGATCCGGATCTTGCGGCCACCGTCAACCGTCCGGCTCTTCCGGGGGAGTGCGAGGAGGAACTTCCCGCCGACCACGGGAAGCGCAACCTGTGGATGGCCATTTCCGGCGGCGCACTGCTGGTCCTCGCCGTGATCGTGGGAGTTGTGGTGGCAACCTCCGCCCCTGAACCGAAGGTCCTGCCATCGGATGTGATCAGCAAGGCACCGGCCGACGCGCTGGACAACGGCACCGTGCCGGACGTGACGAAACTGGTCGGAGTTGCGGGGTCTTCGGGCAGGGTGCGGTTCAGCTGGACCAATCCGCAACCGAAGGACGGCGACACGTACAAGTGGCGGGTGAAAACGGTCAGGGGCGGCGGGGACTACGCACCGGCGTCCGCTCCGCAGGCGGATGTCAGCGCCAACCCGGACGAGGCTACCTGCATTCAGGTGATCATCGTCAGATCCGATGGTTCGGCCTCTCCGGAAGGGGAGGATTCCATCGAGTGTGTGGACGCGAAATAA
- a CDS encoding FHA domain-containing protein, protein MVASNYISGSWLGIVRSRTAVVLRADTTPALVQSLWELLETGPEVHEVLHAVTRSFGVSLAKVPPFGIVDFQDSLGVFLRGDIDLTVQLPTGPVELNGRDVTTWTERWLLAPEWYSLTVPGEATGSVELPLSEGVVLLQGLRVAVAGAGNGARGRPSPASAEAGATPEAAAAVFAAPSPAPAPAIAPGPATMAASAALPSQPPPAVVPPSKITGTEDPQEAEDPPESASAGTAGSGDGSAPEPSAEEVPAEVSTAAGSDGTVTDEPATDEPVAESTEHGASAETVMGVSDDDAHPDLGRPARAAVPANEHTGTYDHLWEKTVVRSIEDAAVRDEPENGGGHGSAGQQPVAGEAGEAGSAGSDSDGPDPGRASEDAGASLPQTPPLPVQEAAARPPASVELIDSVPWHSGGDNPPRPGTPSSFNATPATPAPPVAGLPMPRRQNQPGRPVDNDGDHDGQTIMKSDLAGTAAHQARLPAPDSEAACPLVLARVCAQGHANPSTNSRCFSCRMPLPADAVQVPRPRLGRVRLSTGEVVDLDQSLVIGRQPSVSRVQGGVMPRLVQVASPSGDISRSHVEVRLEGWHVMLCDLKATNGTVLVREGQQPRRLAQNEMAILLDGDIAELGDDISLRFEEIL, encoded by the coding sequence ATGGTCGCCAGTAACTACATTTCCGGCTCCTGGCTTGGAATTGTCCGATCACGGACTGCCGTGGTGCTGCGGGCGGATACTACGCCTGCCCTGGTGCAATCGCTCTGGGAGCTTCTGGAAACCGGGCCTGAAGTCCATGAAGTGCTCCATGCCGTGACCAGGAGTTTCGGGGTGTCGCTGGCAAAGGTCCCGCCGTTCGGAATCGTTGATTTCCAGGACTCGCTGGGTGTTTTCCTGCGCGGCGACATCGATCTGACGGTGCAGTTGCCCACTGGCCCGGTGGAGCTCAACGGCCGCGACGTTACGACCTGGACCGAACGGTGGCTCTTGGCCCCGGAGTGGTACAGCCTGACTGTGCCGGGCGAGGCCACCGGCAGTGTGGAGCTTCCGCTGAGTGAGGGGGTGGTGCTGCTCCAGGGGCTGAGGGTGGCCGTTGCGGGCGCCGGGAATGGTGCCCGCGGCCGTCCTTCCCCTGCGTCAGCTGAAGCAGGTGCCACGCCGGAAGCCGCCGCGGCCGTTTTCGCCGCCCCCTCACCTGCCCCCGCACCTGCAATCGCCCCTGGGCCTGCAACCATGGCAGCGTCCGCTGCGCTGCCGTCACAACCGCCTCCTGCTGTTGTGCCGCCGTCGAAAATTACCGGTACGGAGGATCCGCAGGAAGCAGAGGATCCACCGGAATCAGCCAGCGCAGGTACCGCAGGATCCGGGGACGGTTCCGCACCTGAACCTTCGGCCGAGGAAGTGCCCGCTGAAGTTTCAACGGCTGCCGGTTCGGACGGCACTGTCACGGATGAACCGGCCACGGATGAACCGGTCGCGGAAAGCACCGAGCACGGCGCCTCCGCAGAGACAGTGATGGGCGTCAGCGACGACGACGCCCATCCGGACTTGGGCCGGCCAGCCCGCGCAGCTGTTCCGGCCAACGAGCATACGGGGACGTACGACCACCTGTGGGAAAAAACCGTAGTGCGCAGCATCGAGGACGCCGCTGTGCGTGATGAACCCGAAAACGGCGGCGGGCACGGCTCCGCCGGACAGCAGCCTGTTGCTGGAGAAGCCGGAGAGGCCGGCTCCGCCGGATCTGACAGCGACGGCCCCGATCCGGGTCGGGCGTCGGAAGACGCCGGCGCATCCTTGCCGCAGACACCTCCCCTCCCCGTTCAGGAAGCCGCCGCGCGGCCCCCGGCCAGCGTAGAGCTGATCGACTCGGTTCCCTGGCATTCAGGCGGGGATAACCCGCCCCGGCCAGGGACGCCGTCGTCCTTCAACGCCACTCCGGCCACTCCGGCCCCTCCGGTGGCGGGACTTCCCATGCCCCGCCGGCAGAACCAGCCCGGACGGCCAGTCGACAACGACGGCGACCACGACGGCCAGACCATCATGAAAAGCGATCTGGCCGGCACGGCCGCCCATCAGGCACGGCTCCCGGCTCCGGATTCGGAGGCAGCCTGCCCGCTGGTTCTGGCCCGGGTATGTGCCCAGGGCCATGCCAACCCGTCCACGAATTCACGGTGCTTCAGCTGCCGGATGCCATTGCCGGCCGACGCAGTGCAGGTTCCGCGGCCCCGGCTGGGGCGGGTGCGCCTGTCCACCGGCGAGGTTGTGGATCTTGACCAGTCTCTGGTGATCGGACGGCAGCCGTCGGTGTCCAGGGTCCAGGGCGGTGTGATGCCCAGGCTCGTCCAGGTGGCGAGCCCCAGCGGCGACATTTCGCGCTCGCACGTGGAGGTACGCCTTGAGGGGTGGCACGTGATGCTGTGCGATCTGAAGGCAACCAACGGCACAGTCCTGGTCCGGGAAGGCCAGCAGCCCCGTCGCCTGGCGCAAAATGAAATGGCGATCCTCCTGGACGGCGATATTGCGGAACTGGGCGATGACATTTCGCTGCGTTTTGAGGAGATCCTTTGA
- a CDS encoding protein phosphatase 2C domain-containing protein → MNSQPAASSPTTGREPGLSLSYGYGTDRGLRRELNEDSFIASDPVFAVADGMGGHEAGEIASGMCVRALAGMPQLATGERTATAAVLQQYLIQADDSIRRAAGARAGTTLTGVVVVEQMGMPYWLVMNIGDSRTYRLSQGQFAQVSVDHSEVQELVDAGEITPEQAAVHPRRHVVTRALGTGDETEADYWLLPVEEGDRILVCSDGLNAELTDDHMFRILSTVGHPQDAVDALIQAALRNGGRDNVTVIVIDAKNVMNDAGVATTAPRASSSAEDEGTLPRTEVPDFQDLDSSAAGPDGTDAAESDEPESGSAESEDSGHGRQ, encoded by the coding sequence ATGAATTCCCAGCCCGCCGCTTCCTCTCCCACCACCGGCCGCGAGCCGGGACTCAGTCTGAGCTACGGCTATGGCACGGACCGAGGACTGCGACGGGAACTGAACGAGGACTCATTTATTGCCTCTGACCCGGTGTTTGCGGTGGCTGACGGCATGGGCGGCCATGAAGCGGGCGAAATTGCCAGCGGGATGTGCGTCCGTGCTCTGGCCGGAATGCCGCAGCTTGCCACGGGCGAGCGGACGGCCACGGCAGCTGTCCTTCAGCAGTATCTGATCCAGGCCGACGACAGCATCCGCAGGGCCGCCGGCGCACGGGCCGGCACCACACTCACCGGTGTGGTGGTGGTTGAACAGATGGGCATGCCGTATTGGCTGGTGATGAACATCGGAGATTCGCGGACGTACCGGCTGAGCCAGGGCCAGTTTGCGCAGGTCAGCGTGGACCACTCCGAAGTCCAGGAACTTGTGGACGCCGGCGAGATCACCCCGGAACAGGCTGCGGTCCACCCCCGCCGGCATGTGGTCACACGGGCACTGGGCACCGGCGACGAGACCGAGGCCGATTACTGGCTTCTGCCGGTGGAGGAAGGCGACCGGATCCTGGTCTGTTCGGACGGTCTCAACGCAGAACTCACTGATGACCACATGTTCCGCATCCTCAGCACAGTGGGCCACCCGCAGGACGCGGTGGATGCGCTGATCCAGGCGGCACTCCGCAACGGAGGCAGAGACAACGTCACTGTGATTGTGATTGACGCCAAGAACGTGATGAACGACGCCGGCGTTGCCACCACCGCACCGCGCGCCTCCTCTTCTGCTGAGGACGAGGGCACACTTCCGCGCACGGAAGTTCCGGATTTCCAGGACCTTGACTCCTCTGCCGCTGGCCCCGACGGGACAGATGCGGCAGAGAGCGACGAACCCGAATCAGGTTCCGCCGAAAGCGAGGACTCCGGTCATGGTCGCCAGTAA
- a CDS encoding RDD family protein, which produces MAANSGLVPAAAGRRLGAAVLDWLGPLVVLVAMFAVGFAGVTRTRSGGFIVYDTGSLVLFGGIAIGLVLIYMSVIMGLEGRSGNTIGNQLMGIRSADNDGYAPGAGGVFVRGIVTGGGILLAVIAAIFVVIFKWFDPALFILGPLVVIGAAWAVVVVLSNSWDKNAKLRGWHDAAAKTLVFDVKAGRNPIATGGIQGPYSFAPLDLPPIQQVSSPVAATQSPAAAQQSTPQPQPIPKPQAVQPPQAIPQPQAHLDDDHDRTQMRGGAQQPAPLAVLRIRLDDGRDFRLDRNVLIGRNPNGHPGEQQAQLFAVVDPGRSISKTHLHLLTDGAGVWVTDRNSTNGSAVTTPDGVRTPLRAGVPAFVSPGSTVHFGDRNFHLGQA; this is translated from the coding sequence ATGGCAGCCAATTCAGGGCTGGTTCCCGCAGCCGCAGGCAGACGCCTCGGTGCAGCAGTACTGGACTGGCTGGGGCCCCTTGTCGTCCTGGTGGCTATGTTTGCCGTCGGCTTCGCCGGCGTCACCCGCACCCGGAGCGGGGGCTTCATCGTTTATGACACGGGATCGCTGGTTCTCTTCGGCGGCATCGCCATCGGGCTGGTGCTGATCTACATGTCTGTCATTATGGGTCTGGAAGGCCGGTCCGGCAACACCATCGGGAACCAGCTCATGGGCATCCGCAGCGCGGACAATGACGGCTATGCGCCGGGCGCAGGCGGGGTTTTTGTACGCGGGATCGTAACCGGAGGGGGCATTCTGCTGGCCGTCATCGCCGCCATCTTTGTGGTCATTTTCAAATGGTTCGATCCTGCTCTATTCATTTTGGGACCGTTGGTGGTCATCGGCGCCGCGTGGGCTGTCGTGGTGGTGCTCTCCAATTCCTGGGATAAAAATGCCAAGCTGAGGGGCTGGCACGACGCCGCAGCCAAAACCCTGGTTTTCGATGTCAAGGCCGGCCGCAATCCCATAGCCACAGGTGGCATCCAGGGCCCGTACAGCTTCGCGCCGCTGGATCTTCCTCCTATACAGCAGGTTTCCTCTCCGGTCGCCGCCACACAGTCGCCGGCCGCCGCTCAGCAGTCAACTCCGCAGCCGCAACCAATCCCGAAGCCACAGGCCGTCCAGCCGCCGCAGGCAATCCCGCAGCCGCAGGCCCACCTGGACGATGACCACGACCGCACGCAGATGAGGGGCGGCGCCCAACAGCCTGCTCCGCTGGCTGTGCTGCGGATCAGGCTCGACGACGGACGGGACTTCCGGCTGGACCGGAACGTTCTCATCGGCCGGAATCCGAACGGTCACCCGGGGGAGCAGCAGGCGCAGTTGTTTGCAGTTGTGGATCCGGGCCGCTCCATCTCCAAAACGCACCTCCATCTCCTGACGGATGGCGCCGGAGTCTGGGTCACGGACCGGAATTCCACCAACGGCAGCGCTGTCACCACACCGGACGGCGTCCGCACGCCCCTGCGTGCCGGCGTGCCGGCGTTCGTCAGCCCAGGTTCCACCGTCCACTTCGGTGACCGCAACTTCCACTTAGGACAGGCATGA